A window of Dehalogenimonas sp. WBC-2 genomic DNA:
AACAACGAATGGTTAATTAGATAAAAGATTTGCCGTTTCGTTGATTAATACCGATAGGTTTAAAATCTAAATACGGCAATGTTGGCAATAATATGCCGTATATTACATGTTACACGATTCTAATCGTGTGGAACGAAAGTGTTGCCGTGTTGTGTCGGTAATAAGTTTGAAATAAAACCGTAAAATGGCTATAATCGTATTGTAATTTCAGAGCTTGCCTCATATGGTAACGTACTGCCGTATTATTGACAAGGTAGGTGGTTTATGAAAAAGATTCATATCCAAAAAGACATATGTATCGGTTGCGGTCTTTGCCGCGTTTATTGCGCTACCCAGCACTCAGATTCAAAAGATATTATTAAAGCCCACCGTAAGGAATCTCCTAAGGCTATACCGAGGTTAAAAGTGGAGCGGCAGAACGATACCAGTTTTTCAGTACCGTGCCGTCATTGTGATGAACCTTGGTGTGTTTATTCATGTCTGACCGGTGCTATGAGCAAAGACCCTGTAACCGGCGTGGTAACTTCAGATCCGGATAAGTGCATAGGTTGTTGGACTTGTGTTGTTTCCTGCCCAAACAGCGCTTTGGTTAAAGACACGCTGACCAAGGTGGTGAAAAAATGCGATTTGTGCCCGGGTTTAGAAATTCCAGCCTGTGTTGCCAATTGCCCTAATGAAGCTATCGTTCTAATCACCGATGACACTCCTGTGGCGGTTGCCAAGAAGTAAACCTATGATCGCCATTATTGATTATGGGGCAGGTAATTTGCGCTCGGTATCAAACGCCATTTCGTTACTGGGTTACGAATCATGCGTGACTAGCGATCCCGATGATGTGCTGTCGGCTGACGCGGTCATTCTGCCGGGAGTAGGAGCGGCTGCCAATACTGTAAGTTCCCTCACCTCGCGCGGCTTGAGTCAGGCTTTGAAAGAGATAATCGCCCGGGACTCACCTCTTTTTGCTGTCTGCGTCGGGTTACAGGTGTTATTTGAGGAGACAGAAGAGGGTGGAGGATGCCAATGTCTCGGTTTGTTACCGGGAAAGGTCAAAAGACTCCATTCCGGGCTCAAAGTGCCGCATATGGGTTGGAATAATGTGACGCAAACCCAAAAGCACCCGCTGTTTGAAGGTATTGA
This region includes:
- the cooF gene encoding CO dehydrogenase CooF (CO dehydrogenase ironsulfur protein CooF), producing MKKIHIQKDICIGCGLCRVYCATQHSDSKDIIKAHRKESPKAIPRLKVERQNDTSFSVPCRHCDEPWCVYSCLTGAMSKDPVTGVVTSDPDKCIGCWTCVVSCPNSALVKDTLTKVVKKCDLCPGLEIPACVANCPNEAIVLITDDTPVAVAKK
- a CDS encoding imidazole glycerol phosphate synthase amidotransferase subunit; the protein is MIAIIDYGAGNLRSVSNAISLLGYESCVTSDPDDVLSADAVILPGVGAAANTVSSLTSRGLSQALKEIIARDSPLFAVCVGLQVLFEETEEGGGCQCLGLLPGKVKRLHSGLKVPHMGWNNVTQTQKHPLFEGIEDGSYFYFVHSYYAEPDDRASVIGETDYGLKFACAVASGRMVATQFHPEKSGAAGLRMYGNFLKMALGGKE